From one Pristis pectinata isolate sPriPec2 chromosome 12, sPriPec2.1.pri, whole genome shotgun sequence genomic stretch:
- the LOC127576636 gene encoding golgin subfamily A member 7B-like, giving the protein MAEVHNLQELRPSASLATKVFIQRDYTDGILCQFQSKFPPELESRVERHYFEETVKTLNSYYAEAEKIGGTSYFEGCLACVTAYVIFMCMETRYEKVLKKISKYIQEQNEKIYAPRGLLITDPIERGLRVIEIAIYEDRCSSGCSSTSTSSCSGQ; this is encoded by the exons ATGGCCGAG GTTCACAACCTCCAGGAGTTGCGCCCGAGCGCCTCGCTGGCCACCAAAGTCTTCATCCAGCGAGACTACACCGACGGGATCCTCTGCCAGTTCCAGTCCAAGTTCCCCCCGGAGCTGGAGAGCCGG GTGGAAAGACACTACTTTGAGGAAACGGTGAAGACCTTAAACAGTTACTATGCTGAAGCAGAGAAAATCGGAGGGACGTCCTACTTTGAAGGGTGCCTGGCTTGTGTCACAGCCTACGTCATCTTTATGTGTATGGAGACGCGCTATGAGAAG GTTTTGAAGAAGATCTCTAAATACATTCAGGAACAAAATGAGAAAATCTACGCCCCCCGCGGACTACTGATCACCGACCCCATCGAGCGAGGGCTGCGTGTT ATCGAGATCGCGATCTACGAGGACCGGTGCAGCAGTGGGTGCAGCAGCACCAGCACCAGCAGCTGCAGTGGGCAGTGA